A section of the Felis catus isolate Fca126 chromosome B2, F.catus_Fca126_mat1.0, whole genome shotgun sequence genome encodes:
- the LOC101089263 gene encoding histone H1.3, with protein sequence MSETAPVAPVAPAPAEKAPVKKKAKKSGAAAGKRKASGPPVSELITKAVAASKERSGVSLAALKKALAAAGYDVEKNNSRIKLGLKSLVSKGTLVQTKGTGASGSFKLNKKAASGEAKPKAKKAGAAKPKKAAGAAKKAKKATGAGTPKKSAKKTPKKAKKPAAAAAAGKKVAKSPKKVKAAKPKKAAKSPAKAKAPKPKAAKPKAAKPKATKAKKAAPKKK encoded by the coding sequence ATGTCGGAGACCGCGCCAGTCGCTCCTGTGGCGCCCGCACCCGCAGAGAAGGCACCTGTGAAGAAGAAGGCGAAGAAGAGCGGCGCTGCCGCCGGGAAGCGCAAGGCGTCCGGGCCGCCGGTGTCCGAGCTCATCACCAAGGCCGTGGCCGCCTCCAAGGAGCGCAGCGGCGTGTCCCTGGCCGCGCTCAAGAAGGCGCTGGCGGCCGCCGGCTACGACGTGGAGAAGAACAACAGCCGCATCAAGCTGGGCCTCAAGAGCCTGGTGAGCAAGGGCACCCTGGTGCAGACCAAGGGCACCGGCGCCTCGGGCTCGTTCAAGCTCAACAAGAAGGCGGCGTCCGGGGAGGCCAAGCCCAAAGCCAAGAAGGCGGGCGCGGCCAAGCCCAAGAAGGCTGCCGGGGCGGCCAAGAAAGCCAAGAAGGCGACGGGGGCCGGCACCCCCAAGAAGAGCGCCAAGAAGACCCCGAAGAAGGCGAAGAagcccgcggcggcggcggctgcgggcAAAAAAGTGGCCAAGAGCCCGAAGAAGGTGAAAGCGGCCAAACCGAAGAAGGCGGCCAAGAGCCCCGCCAAGGCCAAGGCCCCGAAGCCCAAGGCGGCCAAGCCCAAAGCTGCCAAGCCTAAGGCGACAAAGGCAAAGAAAGCTGCGCCTAAGAAGAAGTGA
- the LOC101083921 gene encoding histone H4, translating into MSGRGKGGKGLGKGGAKRHRKVLRDNIQGITKPAIRRLARRGGVKRISGLIYEETRGVLKVFLENVIRDAVTYTEHAKRKTVTAMDVVYALKRQGRTLYGFGG; encoded by the coding sequence ATGTCAGGTCGCGGCAAGGGCGGGAAGGGCCTGGGCAAGGGGGGCGCCAAGCGCCACCGCAAGGTGCTGCGCGACAACATCCAGGGCATCACCAAGCCCGCCATCCGGCGGCTGGCCCGGCGCGGCGGCGTCAAGCGCATCTCCGGCCTCATCTACGAGGAGACCCGCGGGGTGCTCAAGGTGTTCCTGGAGAACGTGATCCGGGACGCCGTCACCTACACGGAGCACGCCAAGCGCAAGACGGTCACGGCCATGGACGTGGTGTACGCGCTCAAGCGCCAGGGCCGCACCCTCTACGGCTTCGGGGGTTAA